Below is a genomic region from Hevea brasiliensis isolate MT/VB/25A 57/8 chromosome 3, ASM3005281v1, whole genome shotgun sequence.
GGCTCCAATTTACTATAAATTTATATTGCATAAAATGTACGCTCTGGGTTTTCCGTAACTGAGGGAGGTTGATGCACCATCTTTAGTCAACTCATGGTTAGTTTTGCACTCCAAATCTCTTGTTTCTCCAATCACATCTCTACTTTATGCCTTTCAAATTAACCATGATGCTTTGAATCATTTGTCTTTTTTCTTTTCTGGGATTCGCttggttttcttttctttcttgaaATTTCTGGGAAACCATAGTTCTTGATTCTTGATTCTTCTGAGTCTTTTCTActatcattttcttttttgacCTAGTGTTTGATGTTGGAATTCTTTGGTTGTTGCATTTTTCCTGTTGGAAGCAGCCTTTTTTCTTTGTTGGTTTTGGCTTGGTGTTGATTACATTTTGTTTTTCTtggatttttatttctttccaaTTTAGAATTTCTCTACTGAAGCTCTGTAATCTTGATTCCATCCGGTGTTTTTGGGAAATCCATTCTAGTGATGGCCATGGATGCTGTTCTTAACCTGGGGAGTAACTTGGCTAAAGTGCCCCTTTTTACGCTCTTCAAGGATACAAGGTACTCTTTTCTTTGCGAAGGTTGGGCCTTAATTTAAGGTTTTTGCTTCTATCAGTTTAGTTCATTTTTATGATCATCATAAGTgataaatttcttaaataatGCGTATAAATTTTCATTCCAATTTTCAACTGATATGGATTTTGTCCCTCTCGTGAGGCTTATATGATATATAGCATGCTTGGAATTTTTTTCTTGTTCTTCGTTTAATTATTTGTTAGGAGGTTTAGATCCTGGGATTTTCTACAATCTTGTGCTTTCATTAGAGATTATTATAACTGATATTATCATATCTCACATGTAACTCTACAATTGGTTTGGCCAGTAATGTTTTCAGGAATGATGAGTTAGGGATAGAAATAGCACAAATTGCAGTTCCTGCAGCGCTTGCTTTAGCAGCAGATCCTGTTGCTTCTCTAATTGATACAGCATTCATTGGGCATATAGGTTTGTATCTATGATCCCCATCTTTATCGAAGACAGCCTGCATATCCAGTACTTAATTGCCTTGCTATTTGTATTTTTAAATTCCACCAGACAAATACCAACACAAAATGATGAGGATGTTCAACACTTTAGTGTATGTTATTAATGCACTACCATACTTTTAATggcgatctctctctctctctctctctttctctctctctctctctctcaatctaTGTGGTCCCTGTGTTTCTGTTTCTTATCTTCACCGCTAACATAGCATTCAGAATTGGCTGCATATTTTGCATTGAAATCAAACTTTATTATACTGTGGCCATCTCATTTATGAATGATACATCATACAGCTATCTACAGATGATCTTTGCTCTATCTATTACCATAACAACTATGTCATCATGGATTTCAACAAATTTTGGAGGACTTCTTGGCAGATCTTTTGCAATATTACATTTATGGAAGCAGAAACTAGTGccttctttacatttttctggaCATAGTGTTTGTTTGATAAATGGGACATAGATAAATTGAAAGCATAAATTACAATTCTACCTTTAGTTTGAAAGCATTAGCGAACATGAATTGGATCCACTAAAAACAAACACTTCCTATGGACAAAAGTTGAGGTAATTCCCAAAAATAAATGACTAATCTATCCTTATTTTGAATCTATCATCCATcataggaaaaataaaagaatactTTCTTATATTACATTACTCTCTTATTCTTTTTAGTTATCATCAATGGTTCATCTTGTAGGACCTGTGGAGCTTGCTGCTGTGGGAGTTTCTATTGCTGTTTTTAGTCAAGTGTCAAAGATCGCAATATTCCCACTTGTCAGTGTCACAACTTCTTTTGTTGCTGAGGAAGACACTACTGGAAAATTGAGTACTGAACTTCAGGAAAATGCAACACTTGAAGATGATTTTGCTGTCAACAAGGAAATGGAAGAGCTGTTACCTAAAGCTGGTAGGTTTATCCTATGTTTCCACCTTAGTTTTTGAAACAATACACCTATGTGAATAGCCAGCATCTTGATAGAGCTCCAACATAAACAGTAAACTTCTTTGATTTTCTTATAATTCCCAGAATTTGTTTGTCACTTGTGACATATTCTGTGTTTTTCTCTTAACCAGAGTCTACTCACAAATCATCCCCTGTGAGCAGTATTTCCACCAAAAGGGTTTATGAGAGAAGGCACATACCATCTGCTTCTTCAGCATTGGTTGTTGGTTGTGTGCTTGGCATCATCCAGGCTTTATTTCTCATTATGGCAGCAAAACCAATCCTAAACTACATGGGCGTACATCCTGTAAGTGATGCATTGTTTgagtgctgaaattttgggtattGTTTCTCATTTCTGTTCCAACTTTTGATCTAAAATTGTCAACTCTAGTGGGCTATCTTGTTGATGGGTTGTCTGATGTCCATGTTTGTGCCTTACTCATTAATACCATAATTTCTTCAGTATATCAATGTTCCAGTTTATTTCATGGAAGTTAGTCTAAAAATTTTAGTGCATGCTTCTTTTCACCACTTCATCACACCTCAAGAAAATATTTAACCTCAGTATTTTTTACCGTTCAAACTTCAGACTAGTTTTCTGAGGAAGACATTTTCTTTTACACAGGATTCTCCCATGCTAATACCAGCACAACAATACTTGACATTGAGGTCACTGGGTGCTCCTGCTGTCCTTCTTTCTTTAGCCATGCAAGGGGTTTTCCGAGGAATTAAGGATACAAAAACTCCTTTGTATGCTACTGGTAAGATAAAATTTATTTGCTTTCTCCTGTAGATACGTTTGTCATTGATATATTTGTAAAAAATCAACACAACTTATTAATATTTATGTTCTACTACTTGTAGAATGcattctctattttttttaattcatactTTTTGGAGAAAATTTAAGTGGTTTCTGCTATGTATacgatgatataattttttacaTAACCACGTACTATCAAGTCATTTGTGTATATATTCAGTAAGCAAACACCAAAAATATATTCTTGTTTATGTAACTTAGCCAATTTCAGTTTTTTTCGTATTATTTTATCTAGTTTTACCTATTAGTATCGTATATTTCTATTTTTAATTCTTTACAAAGTTTTACAGTATAATAGTTCAACATCTTTTTtgaaattacattttatatttgttTTAGGATCTGTTTgtcaaccttttctcatcaaaacTGCAgtcatccttttttttttatctgtatAGCAATAAAAGCAAAGAGAAACATGACATAAAGGcgaatatttttttaattctcaAAGTTGCTTGCTTCTAAATTAAACTTGCAGCGAAATTTTTATGGCAGCCATGGTTTAATTATCAGGAGCCAAGTGTCTGTTTTTGTGTATTATGCTATTATTGAAGTCTTTTTGCcttttatttgaataaaattgacCAACccattctttacttcatttatGCGGATTACTGGTTGCAAAATCTAGTAtaagttgttgttgttgttgctcctattattattattattattattggtgtATAGTTGTGGGAGATGTAGCAAATATCATCTTGGATCCGATATTTATATTCGTTTTCCGGCTGGGAGTCAGCGGTGCAGCCATTGCTCATGTTATTTCTCAGTAAGTTCCATCTTTCTCCTGAAGATGAGATGGCATTCCATTTTTCTTGTTTCTTATTTCTGGCATGCTGTTTGTATTGATTTTTGAGAATTATATGGTGAGGACACTATGTTTCACCTTTTTTTTATTGTGTTTTAGGTACCTAATCTCCCTGATGCTGTTGTGGAAATTAATTGAACAAGTTGAGCTATTGCCTCCTAGCATTAAAGATCTACAATTTAGCCGATTTCTCAAAAATGGTAaggtttttcctttttttccctTCTTTCACGTGCTTGTGTACGTGGGAATTCTCTCACttccttttctattcattttattTGAATGCTATTGGCACTGATATATGCAAGATTGTTTTCTGCATTTCGATTAAGGATTTATGCTGTTGATGAGGGTAATAGCTGCAACATTCTGTGTCACCCTGGCTGCATCAATGGCAGCAAGACATGGATCTACTTCAATGGCTGCATTTCAGGTTTGCTTGCAGATTTGGTTGGCAACTTCTTTGCTTGCAGATGGGCTGGCTGTGGCTGGACAGGTAAGAACTGTTCTTTTAAGAGTGCATTTTACATTAGTGAATTGAAACTATCATCTGAATTcatttgtaactatttgcataatTCCCTTCCCAATGGATGGATGGAGATTTTAATGGATATCGAATAGATTGCATAATAGGGATCAAGAAAACATATGAACTCAACTTTTTTGTCCTTACACCAAGTTTATCTCTTGGTTATCATTTACACTAATTACGTTCCACTGCATAATATCGTTGTGCACATTAAAATTGTTAAGAACAAATCATCCATGATATTTTGTAGAAAGTTTGGAGCAATCAGATATCTCCATGAGCCAAAAAGCAACATATAATAAGTTGTTTTACTGCatgattgattttattttttgcaCATGCTAGCTAGGCATGCATTCaaatttcttttttcatttttttaaagcACCTCCAAACCTCAGGAGTTGTGATAAAATAATTCTGTTTGTTGCGATATCTAAGCTTATTGCAATGCTAAATACATGTTGCTTCTAATCCATGAAATAGACTATAATGAATTTCCCCTTTTCCAGGCAATCCTTGCAAGTGCATTTGCAAATAATGATTACGACAAGGCCAAAGCCACTGCTTCTCGTGTGTTGCAGGTATGAAAATTTCTTAGCATAAAGTTACTTATTTCCCTCTACATATTTTAATTGTTCACTTTCCTATTGCAGTTTGGTTTGGTTTTAGGGCTATTCCTCTGGGTCTTCCTTTTAGTTGGATTACAGTTTGCTTCAACATTATTTACAGAAGACACCAATGTTTTAAACCTTATTAGCGTGGGCATCCCGGTAACTTTCACTTCCATTCTTTTGCTACAAGAAACAAGCATAGGATTTTTTCCCCCCTTTTCTGTGCTTTGGACTCTGGACCATTTTGGGATTAAGATTTTTCCTTTTTGTGCTGATTAGTTTGTTACAGCAACTCAGCCCATTAATGTTTTAGCCTTCGTTTTCGACGGAATCAACTTTGGAGCATCTGATTTTGCATATTCTGCATACTCAATGGTATCCCTTGCCTTCTGCCCTAACTAAAAGGTTCTTCaagatataaatttataataagctTAGCTTGGCTGCCATCAACAATTTAATATGCCATCAACAATTTAATAATCTTATATTATTTGTCTTCTCCATTTTAACATTAATAAATATGAAATGCTCATTATATtcacatttttctatttttttcctCCGCGACTCAGGTTTTGGTGTCAATGATGAGCATCCTATGCTTGTTTATATTATCCTCTAGTCATGGCTTCTACGGCATTTGGGTTGCATTGAGCATTTTTATGAGTTTACGTGCATTAGCCGGCTTTTTGAGGTAACTGCACATTTGAAAGATTATAACCTTGCTATCATGGGGAAGTTGTTGGTTGTTGTATTTGATCAATGTCCTTTATTTGGAATTTTGTTTTAACACATGTAATTCTGTATCTGCAGAATAGGAACTGGAATGGGGCCTTGGAGCTTTCTCAGGACCTGACCATCTCCTCCATTTGTTCATCTACATTATTCCATGAGTTTTTTAATGGCAAATAACAAGTTCGTTGGGGGTGGATAGCATTTTGGCATTTTGGTCCTCCAAGCTGTATATATTACACTTTATAGATGTATACACAATTGATACAAACAGCCACTGTAATCAATTCATCTAAATTTCACGCCAACATGCTTTTACGTGCTAGCAAAATCCTGTTTCGTAGACTCTGTATATGATCTTCCTGCTTGTAGATTTCAATTTTTGTAGAGACTGATTCTAGCAGTATGAAGAGGAATTAGAGAATCAAGGCCAGAAAATGGCTCTTGGAAACAAGATTGTCGAAAATGTTCCGTTGATTATCAAAGGAACACATTTGCCATTAATGAACTCTATGATCTATGTCAATTTCCGGAAAATTTCATCTGCATTTTATGTCAATGTAAAGAATATTGAAATTTGCTTACAGTGCAATAGCATGTCCTTTGTTAATTATTTATGTGTTTTGTTTTGTTATTATTGTATCTACTAATGAGAAATTCTTGTCTAGACTTGGTCTATTGACAAACATGTGGGactcatatatttaataggttgtTCCCACCATACATATTTAAATGAGTTGGGTGGAGCTCGAACATAGCTTGATTTGAGTTGAGCTCAAGCTTGATCAACTCGAGTTTGGTTTGATTATTTTATTCATTCAGTTAATTtgttaaaaaaatcaattttgatttttctAACATGATTATTAATGGAAAAGGCAAATTGTTATGAGTCTTCTCTTTGACCAGCCTTAGATTTTCATTTATTGATTGAAGATGAGATATCTCTATCATGAACTGAGGGAGCTCATTATCTAATTCAGATGTCCATGAATCTTCCTCTCTTGAAGATTGGTCTCCTTACTGCCAGGCATTTATTTATTTGGTTACCAAAAACTAATATCTGAACCTTATAGAATGAAAATTGATTAGGTCATAGCTAACTCCTTGCCAGCCTCCCACCCACCCACCTTCTATCCCCACTCTTCATTATGACTAAATTTATGTTTTCTACTTGGTAGTTCAAGCATGAATTTTTCTTTCTTGCTTGTACTCGGTACACTATGAATTAAGATACAATATATACTATGGAAttcatctattaaatatataaattttatatttttatattttgagtttATAGTAAATCAGGTCTATACAGATTTTACATTtaatatgatataatataatgtaagaaatttattcaaattaactcTCCATGGACAATGAAATTTGTAAATGTATTGAAGTGCAATAATGATTGCCCAATTAGGCAATTTTCTAACCAAAATTGGCAAAACTACCTTCAATATGCCCACCAAACTGAACCTACGTCCCCTAAACTAAATTGAAATGTACAAATATCAACTCATCATTACATAATATGATGATGGGGTGATGACATTCTGCtcaacctgtaacacccctaatttttgaatttattattttgtgggtaaatattaatattttattttattttatttaaattttaggaaattatttgaaatttttaggattttagaaatcgggttcgattttctgaaaatataaaaatttgatgatttttaaaaattaatttaaagaccacgtggcaaaactaaaaatatatttgaactctatgaatttttctaagttttctagaattttttcagaatttttgggccttattttcggtctcaaggcagagtaaaaatttaaaattttgtatcctgaattggatcggccgaatcgaactggaccggatcggactggttaaatcggaccggccttttcttttcttcttctttccttccccAGCGCATCCcgacctctcttcctctctctcccgttttctctctcctccctcctccccacgaaGCGCCGCGCCACCCAGCCTCTCCCACCTCGGCAGGCGCCTTGACCTTCCCCACCACAGTGGGCCTTCCAAGCGGCCAAAAACGACGGgcgaagttttagcccatttcgaatattgggctagatttctcgcaaactgtgaaccccatgagaaaatcgagagtaccagagtgctccgctcgtcaagagcttcgcggcaatataaatttcaaagtttttttacATCATTTTCGGTggatcccacgaaacttcgtagtgttttttcgagcattaaatgagcttgaaaaatttcgtaaaaattatatactaaccccgtgttgtgggctttgtgtaggtaccttcaattcgcgaaaattcaatGGTTacccaggtctgtgaatttccggccagacagaccggctaccgaaaaagtcttgaaattggatcgagattttggtagcttaggctccagattcatagggaatatttgtctaaagtgttgggaagagtctactaggagttacatgcgaaaaatagggtccacactcgtcttgcattgtcatctttgcttctagtttctgctttatataattgtgtgaaatatgagtttatagagctgtgtaatatgtcattttaaaattttgtgggctaatgctgcaaAATTTCAGGAAAATACGTAGaaacaggagagctgccactgcaccagaaccagatgtgcctgacgaggtgtcggcacaggatgaggcgcctgcccttaggaggcagggtaggaggcctagagctgctcaagtagaggagcagccaccactagttcaggaacagtcttttgtgactccgggtcccatggacccaatggaagCTACTCTAGCTAGTTTGCAGAGAACTATCGATATGATGGcatagtatatggtccaccctccccaatAGCAGCAGTCCACTGCACCAaggggggaaccttacaaacagataattaatttcaagaaattggtgcttggtacttatgatgtgtcagatgatgcatatcggtttttggattcctgcaaataGGCAGGGatagagttgcagttgactgacaggagacttatagagtgtgtgcagcatgtcatggggcctatgcctagataatggatgaatgactacatattacctcagatggaaggtttgtcatggacccagtttgtggagctgtttatcaacaggtttgtgccagaaagtttcaaagaccaaaagcagtgggcctttgaggccttaaggcagaatggcaggtctgtagatgaatatgctatagaatttctggaactgagcagatatgcccctacagcagtggctacagaaagcatgaaggtaaaaaggttcctaaaagggctggacaggaggtatgcaaacctggtcatgatgtctgatcagtcttttgatgtagtAGTTGATTGAGCCCGACatattgagattagctatacaggagatgacagcggaagggcaaagaaaaatagagcagagggttcttcaggtgttcccacATGGGtgctacggatagtggtggccaaagtaattacagaggaaaaagtaagaacaagaggagtggttttagacacaaatctcgagaaTTCCGATCAGGGTACGGATCCGATGGTAGTCACGATTC
It encodes:
- the LOC110637722 gene encoding protein DETOXIFICATION 42; its protein translation is MAMDAVLNLGSNLAKVPLFTLFKDTSNVFRNDELGIEIAQIAVPAALALAADPVASLIDTAFIGHIGPVELAAVGVSIAVFSQVSKIAIFPLVSVTTSFVAEEDTTGKLSTELQENATLEDDFAVNKEMEELLPKAESTHKSSPVSSISTKRVYERRHIPSASSALVVGCVLGIIQALFLIMAAKPILNYMGVHPDSPMLIPAQQYLTLRSLGAPAVLLSLAMQGVFRGIKDTKTPLYATVVGDVANIILDPIFIFVFRLGVSGAAIAHVISQYLISLMLLWKLIEQVELLPPSIKDLQFSRFLKNGFMLLMRVIAATFCVTLAASMAARHGSTSMAAFQVCLQIWLATSLLADGLAVAGQAILASAFANNDYDKAKATASRVLQFGLVLGLFLWVFLLVGLQFASTLFTEDTNVLNLISVGIPFVTATQPINVLAFVFDGINFGASDFAYSAYSMVLVSMMSILCLFILSSSHGFYGIWVALSIFMSLRALAGFLRIGTGMGPWSFLRT